The proteins below are encoded in one region of Thermococcus peptonophilus:
- a CDS encoding DNA topoisomerase IV subunit A yields MPKRKIHRERPKEKFSYDPKRVLKMLDEHARKILEDIKAGKNPHFDIPMRGLSNVYFDEKSRLIRMGDKLSRRYFLNVAHTRKFMQTLLIMAYVKRLVSEGKHASLREAYYANKHTIPGTRENTFEDQRESDPIIEDLERMFGVLREEMHITADRRGYIYGDIVIRDGEDEFNASKLGSGGWAVPGTVEHIQFPEINVDYALVVETAAMADRLIEEKFPKKENALIIATQGQASRGVRRLIHRLHYEEGLPIIVFTDGDPYGWYIYSTIKQGSINLAYLSDKLATPESKFVGMTMDDIKKYGLENVTEKLKGIPPNKKGGPTGDYKRILEEMEYPWFQNKEWQRQLKLALKWGVRIEQQALANKSLEFVAKEYLPEKINNGDLLP; encoded by the coding sequence ACGATCCAAAGAGAGTCTTGAAGATGCTCGACGAGCACGCGAGGAAAATCCTTGAGGACATCAAGGCCGGCAAAAACCCGCACTTCGACATCCCGATGCGCGGGCTGAGCAACGTCTACTTCGATGAGAAATCGAGGCTCATCAGAATGGGTGACAAGCTCTCAAGGCGCTACTTCCTCAACGTGGCCCATACAAGGAAGTTCATGCAGACACTCCTCATAATGGCCTATGTGAAGAGACTCGTAAGCGAGGGCAAGCACGCGAGCCTTCGTGAAGCCTACTACGCCAACAAGCACACCATTCCAGGAACAAGGGAGAACACGTTTGAGGATCAGCGCGAGAGCGACCCAATCATTGAGGACCTTGAGAGGATGTTCGGCGTTTTGAGGGAGGAGATGCACATCACCGCTGATAGGCGCGGTTACATCTACGGCGACATCGTCATCCGCGATGGTGAGGACGAGTTCAACGCGAGCAAGCTTGGAAGCGGCGGCTGGGCTGTCCCCGGAACGGTGGAACACATCCAGTTCCCGGAAATCAACGTTGATTATGCCCTTGTCGTCGAGACCGCCGCTATGGCCGACCGTCTCATTGAAGAAAAGTTCCCAAAGAAGGAAAACGCCCTCATCATAGCCACCCAGGGTCAGGCCTCTCGCGGCGTTAGGAGGCTTATCCACAGGCTCCACTACGAGGAAGGGTTACCTATCATCGTCTTCACCGATGGCGACCCCTACGGTTGGTACATCTACTCTACCATAAAGCAGGGCTCGATAAACCTCGCCTACCTCAGTGACAAGCTGGCAACGCCTGAATCGAAGTTCGTGGGTATGACGATGGACGACATCAAGAAGTACGGCCTCGAGAACGTCACCGAGAAGCTCAAGGGCATCCCGCCGAACAAGAAGGGCGGCCCAACGGGAGACTACAAGAGAATACTTGAGGAGATGGAATACCCGTGGTTCCAGAACAAGGAGTGGCAACGGCAGCTGAAGCTCGCCCTCAAGTGGGGAGTCAGGATTGAACAGCAGGCTCTGGCGAACAAGTCCCTCGAGTTCGTCGCGAAGGAGTACCTGCCAGAAAAGATAAACAACGGTGATCTCCTGCCATGA
- a CDS encoding DUF530 family protein — protein sequence MTTTEELVAQVNKILDDIGIDLGELFQEFDPVRLARTLNRNLSLLEELEEELERRVGEGGPSIPVGDRKNRDPHLQWLYRKRHYRTLALERLRSAITAHKIALAILDANYTFKRGSGEIKATEIKDEKVKAIRKPYSIGRVEILPYLAYSGDVLKLLARESLSVRDAFKEIKSRLREQGMVKTRSIRLEVEYFENNRLKKAHVSLPADADIEAELRKQFGRRFRWRVLSLVKTRGVLINNHYTVDNLALAYASFNPEKGAELLGLDIFRYYFLTSPADRETLGVFPGIKSCLDCHYSILDLPFRWDPNFKTGQGSLYVIRKCEMEEQLVGRKKDLSGVPNFLLGGVLLYGISHYDEKKVAEILGIPEDELTGAMKKFVISGLANVLFTKEETKKFDKFMPKSDKAKQFLALLQG from the coding sequence ATGACGACGACGGAAGAACTCGTAGCCCAGGTCAACAAGATACTGGACGATATCGGGATAGACCTGGGCGAGCTCTTCCAGGAATTCGATCCCGTCAGGTTAGCCCGCACTCTGAACCGCAACCTTTCCCTCCTTGAGGAGCTTGAGGAGGAGCTTGAGCGCAGGGTGGGTGAAGGCGGCCCTTCAATCCCAGTCGGAGACAGAAAAAACCGCGACCCTCACCTCCAGTGGCTCTACAGAAAAAGGCACTACAGGACTCTCGCCCTTGAGAGGCTCCGCTCGGCGATAACGGCCCACAAAATCGCGTTAGCTATTCTCGACGCCAACTACACCTTCAAGAGGGGAAGCGGTGAGATAAAGGCGACAGAGATAAAGGACGAAAAAGTAAAGGCCATCAGAAAACCCTACAGCATCGGAAGAGTGGAGATACTGCCGTATCTAGCGTACTCCGGAGACGTCCTTAAACTCCTCGCAAGGGAGAGCCTCTCCGTTAGGGATGCATTCAAGGAAATAAAGAGCAGGCTGAGAGAGCAAGGAATGGTTAAAACCAGGAGCATAAGGCTTGAGGTGGAGTACTTTGAGAACAACCGCCTTAAGAAGGCCCACGTCAGCCTTCCCGCCGATGCAGACATTGAGGCCGAGCTGAGAAAGCAGTTCGGGAGGCGCTTCCGCTGGAGGGTTCTCAGCCTCGTCAAGACGAGAGGAGTGCTCATAAACAACCACTACACGGTGGACAACTTAGCTTTGGCCTACGCCTCATTTAATCCCGAAAAAGGTGCTGAACTGCTGGGACTCGACATATTCCGCTACTACTTCCTCACGTCGCCAGCAGACAGGGAAACCCTTGGGGTTTTCCCGGGGATAAAGAGCTGCCTCGACTGCCACTACTCAATCCTCGACCTGCCTTTCAGGTGGGATCCAAACTTCAAAACGGGTCAGGGAAGCCTCTACGTCATAAGAAAGTGCGAGATGGAGGAACAGCTCGTTGGGAGGAAGAAGGACCTCAGCGGTGTCCCGAACTTCCTCCTTGGAGGTGTCCTGCTCTACGGCATAAGCCACTATGACGAGAAGAAGGTCGCGGAGATACTGGGGATTCCGGAGGACGAGCTTACCGGGGCTATGAAGAAGTTCGTGATATCCGGCCTTGCAAACGTCCTGTTCACCAAGGAGGAGACGAAGAAGTTTGACAAATTCATGCCGAAGAGCGACAAGGCAAAGCAGTTCCTCGCCCTGCTCCAGGGGTGA
- a CDS encoding DUF1699 family protein has product MKVRVKAKTYSELIRKLDEALNEDVSEVYVNLRPTKEVIVKILERSPNVRKITCPPSLYPKVSQKVIIALNQLGVELLPESYPRGRPKKYDEKTVKQVVEMARKGVPMKEISRKLGIPLRTAYYLANLYASSHTSFRGE; this is encoded by the coding sequence ATGAAGGTTAGGGTAAAGGCGAAGACGTACTCTGAACTCATCAGGAAGCTGGACGAGGCCCTGAACGAGGATGTGAGCGAGGTTTATGTGAACCTAAGGCCGACAAAGGAGGTAATCGTCAAAATCCTAGAGCGCTCGCCGAACGTCAGGAAGATCACATGCCCGCCAAGCCTTTACCCGAAGGTGTCCCAAAAAGTCATCATTGCCCTGAACCAGCTTGGAGTGGAGCTTTTACCCGAAAGCTACCCAAGGGGCAGGCCAAAGAAGTACGATGAGAAGACGGTAAAACAGGTCGTCGAAATGGCCCGGAAGGGCGTGCCCATGAAAGAGATCAGCAGAAAACTCGGAATACCGCTCAGAACCGCTTACTATTTGGCAAATTTATACGCTTCTTCCCACACATCTTTTCGCGGAGAGTGA
- a CDS encoding McrB family protein has product MGRFEISENALEKIAESLREEYEGSNVDYVIEDMKISENGEYLSVLIRDDYDSRFLHLFDAKGSPLPGWKSGVGIPCQEDVVIFPGVENVAVFMKCGTGEITLYPFQDENPKENALRVTFSRLPIYVSLTNMERVVIFGDMRLDFNAPGDIETVFIPRLQGGYAFFHAIYDTEDEVYILHTFKEPGKRNPVLRVGRINYPPHPYYSPLEFWDGVETISAHSPAPPTKGAIGDIILRDNEPIAVLGTKLGKELYILTPKKARIIPLPGELVFTKFTEKGLFLLIGQFRGYLYGGFVTYEDLLGKSSLKLEDIEDRTVFGRYNPEAVDPKFSGISRNGNILVLGKSSGKISASGRFYYYVRPDSNYLYSYVSTETIQGEEEVTYDQYTQLEEVLKRFGGIILYGPPGTGKTKLALDLSKGADRVEVVTFHQSYSYEDFVEGFRPVEKDDKLIYVVEDGVLKRLAVEAIFHGLHPNSGETDYEKKKEVVLNYLQTGNGTFKSRGKFYLIIDEINRGNISRILGEVITLIDPDKRLGAEYETRITLPYSREPFALPPNLYIIGTMNSTDRSIAFLDMALRRRFAFLEILPRPEELGDIEVGGVNLQHLLSTLNRVIEEERGKDYTIGHGYFREVIKAKPEERAKALKDVFYYKILPLLQEYFYGNWETIRRSLPGFGFIDEKGRIIEMDDDEFIEALRKLVTEK; this is encoded by the coding sequence GTGGGCAGATTTGAAATTTCCGAAAACGCGCTTGAAAAAATAGCTGAAAGTCTCAGGGAGGAATACGAGGGAAGCAACGTCGATTACGTTATCGAAGATATGAAAATTTCGGAAAACGGGGAATATTTATCGGTACTGATAAGGGACGACTACGACTCCCGGTTTCTCCACCTCTTTGACGCGAAGGGAAGTCCACTTCCTGGGTGGAAAAGCGGGGTTGGAATTCCCTGCCAGGAGGACGTTGTAATTTTTCCGGGCGTTGAAAACGTGGCAGTGTTCATGAAGTGTGGGACAGGGGAAATAACACTCTATCCGTTTCAGGATGAAAACCCAAAAGAAAACGCCCTAAGGGTAACTTTCTCAAGACTACCCATCTACGTGAGCCTGACCAACATGGAAAGGGTCGTTATTTTTGGCGACATGAGACTGGACTTCAACGCTCCCGGGGATATTGAGACTGTTTTCATACCCCGCCTTCAAGGAGGCTATGCTTTCTTCCATGCAATTTACGATACTGAAGACGAGGTCTACATTCTTCACACGTTCAAAGAGCCCGGGAAGAGGAACCCCGTGCTTAGGGTAGGGAGGATAAACTACCCGCCCCACCCGTACTACTCCCCGCTCGAGTTCTGGGATGGTGTGGAGACAATTTCAGCCCATTCCCCTGCTCCTCCAACAAAGGGAGCGATAGGGGACATCATACTGAGGGACAACGAGCCAATTGCAGTTCTCGGAACAAAGCTTGGAAAAGAGCTATACATCCTCACCCCAAAGAAAGCAAGGATAATCCCCCTTCCAGGCGAGCTAGTGTTCACGAAGTTTACCGAAAAGGGCCTCTTCCTGCTTATAGGCCAGTTCAGGGGCTATCTTTATGGGGGCTTCGTCACCTATGAAGACCTCCTCGGGAAGAGCTCCCTCAAGCTGGAAGACATTGAGGACAGAACGGTCTTCGGTAGGTACAATCCGGAAGCCGTCGATCCGAAGTTCTCTGGGATTTCAAGAAATGGCAATATCCTGGTCTTAGGGAAGTCTTCGGGAAAGATAAGCGCCAGTGGCAGATTCTACTACTACGTCCGCCCGGATTCGAACTATCTATACTCTTACGTGTCCACGGAGACCATCCAGGGGGAAGAGGAGGTTACCTACGATCAGTACACCCAGCTCGAAGAAGTGCTCAAAAGGTTTGGAGGGATCATCCTTTATGGCCCGCCTGGAACCGGAAAGACAAAACTAGCCCTAGACCTCTCAAAGGGTGCCGATAGGGTTGAGGTCGTCACTTTCCATCAGTCATACAGTTATGAAGACTTCGTTGAGGGCTTCAGACCTGTCGAAAAGGACGACAAGCTCATCTACGTCGTTGAAGATGGAGTACTGAAGAGGCTTGCAGTTGAGGCGATTTTCCACGGCCTCCATCCCAATTCCGGAGAAACTGACTACGAGAAGAAAAAAGAGGTCGTCCTTAACTACCTCCAAACTGGGAACGGGACCTTTAAATCGCGTGGGAAGTTCTACCTCATCATAGACGAGATAAACAGGGGAAACATCTCACGGATCCTTGGAGAAGTCATAACCCTCATTGATCCAGATAAAAGGCTTGGGGCGGAGTACGAGACCAGGATAACCCTCCCATATTCAAGGGAGCCGTTCGCACTGCCGCCCAACCTCTACATAATCGGGACTATGAACTCAACTGACAGGAGCATTGCCTTCCTAGACATGGCCCTCAGGAGGCGCTTTGCGTTCCTTGAAATACTGCCCCGCCCAGAGGAGCTCGGTGATATCGAAGTCGGCGGTGTAAACCTCCAGCACCTCCTCTCAACTCTAAACAGGGTAATCGAAGAGGAGCGCGGGAAAGACTACACGATAGGTCACGGCTACTTCAGAGAGGTCATAAAGGCGAAGCCGGAGGAGAGGGCAAAGGCCCTAAAGGACGTCTTCTACTACAAGATACTCCCACTGCTCCAGGAGTACTTCTACGGAAACTGGGAAACGATACGGCGTTCCCTGCCAGGATTCGGGTTCATAGATGAGAAGGGCAGAATAATCGAGATGGACGACGACGAGTTCATTGAAGCCCTGCGCAAGCTGGTGACCGAGAAATGA